The Cellulomonas sp. S1-8 genome has a window encoding:
- a CDS encoding DUF6541 family protein, with protein sequence MPWLSAAVLAACLVLVVVVAGGAVLVAAGARWRDAASAAPAVGTGVVAVSAVAGAFLEVAWGAFTVAVGTVVCAALAAVLAGRLRRRRLAGAEPVVEPTASRTAVPATRTSGRLTTAAAVLAGSLLTVVPLAAAMGRPDRVQNAWDALFHLAAVDLLRTSPGGDLRAVSELAAPGGDITYPFAWHAVAALTPGGVDQITAVNVAALVPVVVFGVAGIAALGRALFPSTPHVAPVAAVLSAAALGAPLAIAIQPGLIPNAYGLALVPGALAWVVRPGRVTTAAVLPAVLAATGIGLSHPGALLGLLLLTTPWVVARAVRWLRAPGVRSPAGQRRVLALALGTLCAVLAAVLVVGRSPTAAAVAGTRVKEPVEAGEVARRLLTGDLGEWPARPLVVVALAVVGALVLARRRQQPALLAAALLAVLAYVSAASSWSLMSSLTALWYTETRRIAPLLGLMATVIAAYGLVVVVGWARDAARRLRIPAPAGKLLAVACAVVLMTAGVATGVRAIHGDAQDAFSQDVSDDPHPMSRTPYLTVAEEQMILRLGAVLGPEDLVLGSSFTGTGHLAVLAGTRAVQRYHTTPLAADALLVDRRVADLGRDPAVCAAVRRLGVTHLYIDPYPLHSTYWLREYPATFTTPPGPAARLVDQGGSASVHSLADCYPDPSSVD encoded by the coding sequence GTGCCCTGGCTGTCCGCTGCCGTCCTCGCCGCGTGCCTGGTGCTGGTCGTGGTGGTCGCCGGTGGCGCGGTCCTCGTCGCCGCCGGGGCGCGCTGGCGCGACGCTGCGAGTGCCGCGCCGGCGGTCGGCACGGGTGTGGTCGCAGTCAGTGCTGTTGCCGGGGCCTTTCTCGAGGTCGCCTGGGGAGCCTTCACGGTGGCGGTCGGCACGGTGGTCTGTGCGGCCCTGGCGGCGGTGCTCGCCGGGCGGCTGCGTCGACGCCGGCTCGCAGGTGCCGAGCCGGTCGTCGAGCCCACGGCCAGCCGCACGGCGGTGCCGGCGACGCGCACGTCAGGCCGGCTCACGACGGCTGCCGCCGTGCTGGCCGGCTCGCTGCTCACCGTGGTCCCGCTCGCTGCGGCGATGGGGCGCCCTGACCGGGTCCAGAACGCGTGGGACGCCCTGTTCCACCTGGCGGCGGTCGACCTGCTGCGGACCAGTCCGGGGGGAGACCTCCGCGCCGTCTCCGAGCTCGCCGCGCCGGGCGGTGATATCACCTACCCGTTCGCCTGGCACGCGGTGGCTGCCCTCACCCCCGGAGGCGTAGACCAGATCACGGCGGTGAACGTCGCAGCTCTCGTGCCCGTCGTGGTCTTCGGGGTGGCCGGCATCGCGGCGCTCGGCCGGGCGTTGTTCCCGAGCACTCCGCACGTCGCCCCGGTCGCAGCCGTGCTCTCGGCCGCCGCGCTCGGGGCGCCTCTGGCGATCGCGATCCAGCCCGGGTTGATCCCCAACGCCTACGGGTTGGCACTCGTGCCGGGGGCACTGGCCTGGGTCGTCCGGCCGGGGCGGGTCACGACAGCGGCGGTGCTGCCAGCCGTGCTCGCAGCCACCGGGATCGGGCTGAGCCACCCCGGTGCGCTGCTCGGGCTGCTGCTCCTCACGACCCCCTGGGTGGTGGCGCGGGCTGTGCGGTGGCTCCGCGCGCCCGGGGTCCGCTCGCCGGCGGGACAGCGACGGGTCCTCGCGCTCGCCCTGGGAACCCTCTGCGCGGTGCTCGCGGCCGTGCTCGTCGTCGGGCGGAGCCCGACGGCCGCCGCGGTCGCCGGAACCCGCGTGAAGGAGCCGGTCGAGGCGGGGGAGGTCGCACGGCGGCTGCTCACCGGGGACCTCGGCGAGTGGCCCGCACGACCGCTGGTCGTCGTCGCACTGGCGGTCGTCGGTGCGCTCGTCCTTGCTCGTCGTCGTCAGCAGCCGGCCCTCCTGGCCGCGGCCCTCCTCGCGGTCCTGGCGTACGTCAGCGCCGCGAGCTCGTGGTCCCTGATGTCCTCACTCACAGCGCTCTGGTACACGGAGACCCGCAGGATCGCGCCGCTCCTCGGTCTGATGGCGACCGTGATCGCCGCCTACGGGCTCGTGGTCGTCGTGGGGTGGGCACGCGACGCAGCGCGGCGACTACGCATTCCGGCGCCGGCGGGGAAGCTGCTCGCCGTGGCGTGCGCGGTCGTGCTGATGACGGCCGGGGTGGCGACCGGCGTCCGCGCGATCCACGGTGACGCGCAGGACGCGTTCTCCCAGGACGTCTCGGACGATCCCCATCCCATGTCGCGAACGCCGTACCTGACGGTGGCCGAGGAGCAGATGATCCTGCGGCTGGGCGCCGTGCTCGGGCCGGAGGACCTCGTGCTGGGCTCGTCGTTCACGGGCACCGGCCATCTGGCCGTGCTGGCCGGCACCCGGGCGGTCCAGCGGTACCACACGACACCACTCGCGGCCGACGCGCTCCTCGTGGACAGGCGCGTCGCGGACCTCGGTCGGGACCCGGCCGTGTGCGCGGCGGTGCGGCGCCTCGGCGTCACCCACCTGTACATCGACCCGTACCCGCTGCACTCCACCTACTGGCTCCGCGAGTACCCGGCCACCTTCACCACACCCCCTGGCCCCGCGGCGCGCCTCGTGGACCAGGGCGGCTCCGCCTCCGTCCACTCGCTCGCGGACTGCTACCCGGACCCGTCCTCGGTGGACTGA